Proteins encoded within one genomic window of Agelaius phoeniceus isolate bAgePho1 chromosome 9, bAgePho1.hap1, whole genome shotgun sequence:
- the LDB1 gene encoding LIM domain-binding protein 1 isoform X1 — translation MLDRDVGPTPMYPPTYLEPGIGRHTPYGNQTDYRIFELNKRLQNWTEECDNLWWDAFTTEFFEDDAMLTITFCLEDGPKRYTIGRTLIPRYFRSIFEGGATELYYVLKHPKESFHNNFVSLDCDQCTMVTQHGKPMFTQVCVEGRLYLEFMFDDMMRIKTWHFSIRQHRELIPRSILAMHAQDPQMLDQLSKNITRCGLSNSTLNYLRLCVILEPMQELMSRHKTYSLSPRDCLKTCLFQKWQRMVAPPAEPARQQPSKRRKRKMSGGSTMSSGGGNTNNSNSKKKSPASTFALSSQVPDVMVVGEPTLMGGEFGDEDERLITRLENTQFDAANGIDDEDSFNNSPALGANSPWNSKPPSSQESKSENPTSQASQ, via the exons ATGCTGGATCGAGATGTGGG ACCTACTCCTATGTACCCACCGACGTACCTGGAGCCTGGAATCGG GAGGCACACGCCGTACGGGAACCAGACCGACTACAGGATATTTGAGCTCAACAAGCGGCTGCAGAACTGGACAGAG GAATGTGACAATCTGTGGTGGGATGCCTTCACCACAGAGTTCTTTGAGGATGATGCCATGTTAACAATCACTTTCTGCTTGGAGGATGGACCAAAGAGATACA cGATTGGTCGGACTCTGATTCCCCGTTACTTCCGCAGCATCTTTGAAGGGGGAGCCACAGAGCTGTACTATGTGCTCAAGCACCCCAAGGAATCCTTCCACAACAACTTCGTCTCGCTGGACTGTGACCAGTGCACCATGGTCACCCAGCACGGCAAGCCCATGTTCACCCAG GTGTGTGTGGAGGGGCGGCTCTACCTGGAGTTCATGTTTGATGACATGATGAGGATAAAGACGTGGCATTTCAGCATCCGCCAGCATCGAGAACTTATTCCCCGCAGCATCCTTGCCATGCAT GCACAGGATCCCCAGATGCTGGACCAGTTATCCAAGAACATCACACGCTGTGGGCTCTCAAACTCCACACTCAACTACCTCCGA ctctgtgtaaTCCTAGAACCAATGCAGGAGCTCATGTCACGGCACAAGACCTACAGCCTCAGTCCCCGGGACTGCCTCAAGACTTGCCTCTTCCAAAAGTGGCAGCGGATGGTTGCTCCTCCCG CCGAGCCAGCACGGCAGCAGCCCAGCAAGCGCCGGAAAAGGAAGATGTCGGGGGGCAGCACCATGAGCTCTGGTGGGGGAAACAccaacaacagcaacagcaagAAGAAGAGCCCAGCCAGCACCTTTGCCCTGTCCAGTCAGGTACCT GATGTGATGGTGGTAGGCGAGCCCACGCTGATGGGGGGGGAGTTTGGGGACGAGGACGAGCGCCTCATCACCCGGCTGGAGAACACGCAGTTTGACGCCGCCAACGGCATCGACGACGAGGACAGCTTCAACAACTCGCCCGCGCTGggggccaacagcccctggaaCAGCAAACCGCCCTCCAGCCAGGAGAGCAAGTCAGAGAACCCCACGTCGCAGGCGTCGCAGTAA
- the LDB1 gene encoding LIM domain-binding protein 1 isoform X2, whose protein sequence is MLDRDVGPTPMYPPTYLEPGIGRHTPYGNQTDYRIFELNKRLQNWTEECDNLWWDAFTTEFFEDDAMLTITFCLEDGPKRYTIGRTLIPRYFRSIFEGGATELYYVLKHPKESFHNNFVSLDCDQCTMVTQHGKPMFTQVCVEGRLYLEFMFDDMMRIKTWHFSIRQHRELIPRSILAMHAQDPQMLDQLSKNITRCGLSNSTLNYLRLCVILEPMQELMSRHKTYSLSPRDCLKTCLFQKWQRMVAPPAEPARQQPSKRRKRKMSGGSTMSSGGGNTNNSNSKKKSPASTFALSSQDVMVVGEPTLMGGEFGDEDERLITRLENTQFDAANGIDDEDSFNNSPALGANSPWNSKPPSSQESKSENPTSQASQ, encoded by the exons ATGCTGGATCGAGATGTGGG ACCTACTCCTATGTACCCACCGACGTACCTGGAGCCTGGAATCGG GAGGCACACGCCGTACGGGAACCAGACCGACTACAGGATATTTGAGCTCAACAAGCGGCTGCAGAACTGGACAGAG GAATGTGACAATCTGTGGTGGGATGCCTTCACCACAGAGTTCTTTGAGGATGATGCCATGTTAACAATCACTTTCTGCTTGGAGGATGGACCAAAGAGATACA cGATTGGTCGGACTCTGATTCCCCGTTACTTCCGCAGCATCTTTGAAGGGGGAGCCACAGAGCTGTACTATGTGCTCAAGCACCCCAAGGAATCCTTCCACAACAACTTCGTCTCGCTGGACTGTGACCAGTGCACCATGGTCACCCAGCACGGCAAGCCCATGTTCACCCAG GTGTGTGTGGAGGGGCGGCTCTACCTGGAGTTCATGTTTGATGACATGATGAGGATAAAGACGTGGCATTTCAGCATCCGCCAGCATCGAGAACTTATTCCCCGCAGCATCCTTGCCATGCAT GCACAGGATCCCCAGATGCTGGACCAGTTATCCAAGAACATCACACGCTGTGGGCTCTCAAACTCCACACTCAACTACCTCCGA ctctgtgtaaTCCTAGAACCAATGCAGGAGCTCATGTCACGGCACAAGACCTACAGCCTCAGTCCCCGGGACTGCCTCAAGACTTGCCTCTTCCAAAAGTGGCAGCGGATGGTTGCTCCTCCCG CCGAGCCAGCACGGCAGCAGCCCAGCAAGCGCCGGAAAAGGAAGATGTCGGGGGGCAGCACCATGAGCTCTGGTGGGGGAAACAccaacaacagcaacagcaagAAGAAGAGCCCAGCCAGCACCTTTGCCCTGTCCAGTCAG GATGTGATGGTGGTAGGCGAGCCCACGCTGATGGGGGGGGAGTTTGGGGACGAGGACGAGCGCCTCATCACCCGGCTGGAGAACACGCAGTTTGACGCCGCCAACGGCATCGACGACGAGGACAGCTTCAACAACTCGCCCGCGCTGggggccaacagcccctggaaCAGCAAACCGCCCTCCAGCCAGGAGAGCAAGTCAGAGAACCCCACGTCGCAGGCGTCGCAGTAA
- the LDB1 gene encoding LIM domain-binding protein 1 isoform X3, producing the protein MSVGCACPGCSSKSFKLYSPKEPPNGNAFPPFHPGTMLDRDVGPTPMYPPTYLEPGIGRHTPYGNQTDYRIFELNKRLQNWTEECDNLWWDAFTTEFFEDDAMLTITFCLEDGPKRYTIGRTLIPRYFRSIFEGGATELYYVLKHPKESFHNNFVSLDCDQCTMVTQHGKPMFTQVCVEGRLYLEFMFDDMMRIKTWHFSIRQHRELIPRSILAMHAQDPQMLDQLSKNITRCGLSNSTLNYLRLCVILEPMQELMSRHKTYSLSPRDCLKTCLFQKWQRMVAPPAEPARQQPSKRRKRKMSGGSTMSSGGGNTNNSNSKKKSPASTFALSSQVPDVMVVGEPTLMGGEFGDEDERLITRLENTQFDAANGIDDEDSFNNSPALGANSPWNSKPPSSQESKSENPTSQASQ; encoded by the exons gctgttcctcTAAGTCATTCAAGCTGTACTCGCCAAAGGAGCCCCCGAACGGCAACGCCTTCCCCCCCTTCCACCCAGGCACCATGCTGGATCGAGATGTGGG ACCTACTCCTATGTACCCACCGACGTACCTGGAGCCTGGAATCGG GAGGCACACGCCGTACGGGAACCAGACCGACTACAGGATATTTGAGCTCAACAAGCGGCTGCAGAACTGGACAGAG GAATGTGACAATCTGTGGTGGGATGCCTTCACCACAGAGTTCTTTGAGGATGATGCCATGTTAACAATCACTTTCTGCTTGGAGGATGGACCAAAGAGATACA cGATTGGTCGGACTCTGATTCCCCGTTACTTCCGCAGCATCTTTGAAGGGGGAGCCACAGAGCTGTACTATGTGCTCAAGCACCCCAAGGAATCCTTCCACAACAACTTCGTCTCGCTGGACTGTGACCAGTGCACCATGGTCACCCAGCACGGCAAGCCCATGTTCACCCAG GTGTGTGTGGAGGGGCGGCTCTACCTGGAGTTCATGTTTGATGACATGATGAGGATAAAGACGTGGCATTTCAGCATCCGCCAGCATCGAGAACTTATTCCCCGCAGCATCCTTGCCATGCAT GCACAGGATCCCCAGATGCTGGACCAGTTATCCAAGAACATCACACGCTGTGGGCTCTCAAACTCCACACTCAACTACCTCCGA ctctgtgtaaTCCTAGAACCAATGCAGGAGCTCATGTCACGGCACAAGACCTACAGCCTCAGTCCCCGGGACTGCCTCAAGACTTGCCTCTTCCAAAAGTGGCAGCGGATGGTTGCTCCTCCCG CCGAGCCAGCACGGCAGCAGCCCAGCAAGCGCCGGAAAAGGAAGATGTCGGGGGGCAGCACCATGAGCTCTGGTGGGGGAAACAccaacaacagcaacagcaagAAGAAGAGCCCAGCCAGCACCTTTGCCCTGTCCAGTCAGGTACCT GATGTGATGGTGGTAGGCGAGCCCACGCTGATGGGGGGGGAGTTTGGGGACGAGGACGAGCGCCTCATCACCCGGCTGGAGAACACGCAGTTTGACGCCGCCAACGGCATCGACGACGAGGACAGCTTCAACAACTCGCCCGCGCTGggggccaacagcccctggaaCAGCAAACCGCCCTCCAGCCAGGAGAGCAAGTCAGAGAACCCCACGTCGCAGGCGTCGCAGTAA
- the LDB1 gene encoding LIM domain-binding protein 1 isoform X4 produces MSVGCACPGCSSKSFKLYSPKEPPNGNAFPPFHPGTMLDRDVGPTPMYPPTYLEPGIGRHTPYGNQTDYRIFELNKRLQNWTEECDNLWWDAFTTEFFEDDAMLTITFCLEDGPKRYTIGRTLIPRYFRSIFEGGATELYYVLKHPKESFHNNFVSLDCDQCTMVTQHGKPMFTQVCVEGRLYLEFMFDDMMRIKTWHFSIRQHRELIPRSILAMHAQDPQMLDQLSKNITRCGLSNSTLNYLRLCVILEPMQELMSRHKTYSLSPRDCLKTCLFQKWQRMVAPPAEPARQQPSKRRKRKMSGGSTMSSGGGNTNNSNSKKKSPASTFALSSQDVMVVGEPTLMGGEFGDEDERLITRLENTQFDAANGIDDEDSFNNSPALGANSPWNSKPPSSQESKSENPTSQASQ; encoded by the exons gctgttcctcTAAGTCATTCAAGCTGTACTCGCCAAAGGAGCCCCCGAACGGCAACGCCTTCCCCCCCTTCCACCCAGGCACCATGCTGGATCGAGATGTGGG ACCTACTCCTATGTACCCACCGACGTACCTGGAGCCTGGAATCGG GAGGCACACGCCGTACGGGAACCAGACCGACTACAGGATATTTGAGCTCAACAAGCGGCTGCAGAACTGGACAGAG GAATGTGACAATCTGTGGTGGGATGCCTTCACCACAGAGTTCTTTGAGGATGATGCCATGTTAACAATCACTTTCTGCTTGGAGGATGGACCAAAGAGATACA cGATTGGTCGGACTCTGATTCCCCGTTACTTCCGCAGCATCTTTGAAGGGGGAGCCACAGAGCTGTACTATGTGCTCAAGCACCCCAAGGAATCCTTCCACAACAACTTCGTCTCGCTGGACTGTGACCAGTGCACCATGGTCACCCAGCACGGCAAGCCCATGTTCACCCAG GTGTGTGTGGAGGGGCGGCTCTACCTGGAGTTCATGTTTGATGACATGATGAGGATAAAGACGTGGCATTTCAGCATCCGCCAGCATCGAGAACTTATTCCCCGCAGCATCCTTGCCATGCAT GCACAGGATCCCCAGATGCTGGACCAGTTATCCAAGAACATCACACGCTGTGGGCTCTCAAACTCCACACTCAACTACCTCCGA ctctgtgtaaTCCTAGAACCAATGCAGGAGCTCATGTCACGGCACAAGACCTACAGCCTCAGTCCCCGGGACTGCCTCAAGACTTGCCTCTTCCAAAAGTGGCAGCGGATGGTTGCTCCTCCCG CCGAGCCAGCACGGCAGCAGCCCAGCAAGCGCCGGAAAAGGAAGATGTCGGGGGGCAGCACCATGAGCTCTGGTGGGGGAAACAccaacaacagcaacagcaagAAGAAGAGCCCAGCCAGCACCTTTGCCCTGTCCAGTCAG GATGTGATGGTGGTAGGCGAGCCCACGCTGATGGGGGGGGAGTTTGGGGACGAGGACGAGCGCCTCATCACCCGGCTGGAGAACACGCAGTTTGACGCCGCCAACGGCATCGACGACGAGGACAGCTTCAACAACTCGCCCGCGCTGggggccaacagcccctggaaCAGCAAACCGCCCTCCAGCCAGGAGAGCAAGTCAGAGAACCCCACGTCGCAGGCGTCGCAGTAA